One window of Entelurus aequoreus isolate RoL-2023_Sb linkage group LG06, RoL_Eaeq_v1.1, whole genome shotgun sequence genomic DNA carries:
- the trpm6 gene encoding transient receptor potential cation channel subfamily M member 6 isoform X3, translating into MSSLSCKSWMEETFSKRECVKFIPSSRDLHRCIPVCQVCQNLIRCCCGRLIVEHSWQESPPPTVICPGPGQDEAEDWSMERHTSVSPTDSYGTIDFQDNATRVCRAKFVRVAVDTKPEALLQLMLKEWQMERPKLLFTVHGGCENFTLPPKVKHSFSKGLITAARSTDAWILTDGINTGVSKYVGEAVKTFGGHNLRKRNTVGITPWGVIDNNTDLIGSDVFRPYQPLGNPLSKRACLNSFHSHFLLVDDGTLGKYGCQQGLRRKLEKHIQLLKIHPRLNQRVPMVCVVVEGGPVIVSTVLDYVSNNPPVPVFVFEGSGRAADLLAFLHKQTAIDRQLDADIKQDFLVRIREVFGVDREEASRLCTLLLECMDHRQSITIFDSESDDHVAPDAAILTTTLKGTKASSAEQLNVTLAWDRADIAQKDVLVHGQHWQVGSLEQAMLDSLVMDRVSFVKLLIDNGMTMSRFLNVGRLEELYNMPQGHTGHFLHHLVEDVKQTSLPLGYRLSLIDMGLVIEYLIGGAYRSTYTRKHFRATYNQLQDKEGKRNSTFSLSKQKRGMIPNLQKSKSHQDPHFFRTAQPYKCKDKNMPHGTTGKAVWIPGISEAPIVSFNFNDLFVWAVLQQRQEMALFLWQHGEEALARAAVACKLYRSMAFEARQSSMNDNIAEQFKAYSLEFGQLAVNLLDCAFRQNEKMAMKLLTSEMEAWSHFTCLQIAVSSCHRPFVSHSCTQTLLTDLWTGPLNMRKNSFLKIILSLLLPPAILLLEYKSKAEMCHVPQSHEAILFVRDTLKTGATHEETDHLGNQDAEHGLPVQDRCCDSVSKCLSPFTGHCASWITRLYDFYTAPVVKFCFHTMWYLAFLMLFSYTILVKMGDEPSVQEWLVILYILSTAVEKTREVLMSEPRQLRQKLKIWFSEYWNLSDFIAIILFLAGLTMRWHDDPFRTAGRITYCLDIIFWFVRVMDLLAVNQHAGPYLTMITKMLCIFSMFSSRLLTCSLLWS; encoded by the exons GTGCTGCTGTGGTCGTCTGATAGTGGAACACTCTTGGCAAGAGTCCCCTCCCCCCACAGTCATCTGTCCTGGTCCTGGTCAGGATGAGGCGGAGGACTGGTCCATGGAACGCCACACCAGTGTCAGTCCCACAGACTCCTATGGTACCATAGACTTTCAGGACAATGCAACACGCGTCTGTCGGGCTAAG TTTGTGCGTGTGGCTGTGGACACAAAACCAGAGGCGCTTCTCCAACTGATGCTGAAGGAGTGGCAGATGGAGAGACCCAAGCTCCTATTCACTGTCCATGGAGGCTGTGAAAACTTCACCCTCCCTCCCAAAGTCAAACACTCCTTCAGTAAAGGTCTGATAACGGCAGCTCGCAGCACAGATGCATGGATACTTACTGATGGTATCAATActg GTGTGTCCAAGTATGTGGGTGAGGCAGTGAAAACCTTTGGTGGCCACAACTTGAGGAAGAGGAACACGGTTGGGATCACACCATGGGGAGTGATTGACAACAACACAGACTTAATAGGAAGCGAT GTCTTCAGGCCCTACCAGCCACTGGGGAACCCTTTGAGCAAGAGAGCTTGTCTTAATAGTTTTCACTCCCACTTTCTCCTTGTGGATGAtggaactttggggaaatatggtTGCCAACAAGGCCTCAGGAGGAAGCTGGAGAAACACATTCAGCTACTGAAGATCCACCCTC GATTGAACCAAAGGGTGCCGATGGTCTGTGTGGTAGTTGAGGGCGGCCCTGTCATTGTGTCCACAGTGCTGGACTATGTCAGCAATAACCCTCCTGTGCCGGTGTTTGTATTTGAAGGATCTGGCAGGGCTGCTGACCTCCTTGCTTTCTTACACAAGCAGACTGCTATTGACAG ACAGTTAGATGCAGATATTAAACAGGACTTCCTTGTACGGATCAGAGAGGTGTTTGGAGTAGATAGAGAGGAAGCATCTCGCCTTTGCACTCTCCTCTTGGAATGCATGGATCACAGACAATCT ATCACCATATTTGATTCTGAGTCAGATGACCACGTGGCCCCAGATGCAGCCATTTTGACCACCACGCTCAAGG GCACAAAAGCCAGCTCTGCAGAGCAGTTGAATGTGACTCTAGCTTGGGACAGGGCTGACATTGCACAGAAAGATGTTCTAGTGCATGGACAACATTGGCAG GTGGGTTCCTTGGAACAAGCCATGCTGGATTCTCTGGTGATGGACCGTGTCAGTTTTGTCAAACTGCTGATTGACAACGGCATGACAATGAGTCGCTTCCTCAACGTGGGTCGCCTGGAGGAGCTTTATAACATG CCCCAGGGCCACACCGGCCATTTTCTTCACCACCTTGtagaggatgtgaaacag ACCTCTCTTCCTCTAGGTTACCGGCTTTCTCTCATTGACATGGGCTTGGTTATAGAGTACCTCATAGGAGGAGCATACCGCAGCACTTATACACGCAAACACTTCCGAGCTACTTACAACCAACTGCAAGACAAG GAAGGTAAACGAAACAGTACGTTTTCCTTGTCCAAACAAAAAAGAGGAATGATACCAAACTTGCAGAAAAGCAAAAGTCATCAGGACCCACATTTCTTTAGAACTGCTCAACCTTACAAATGCAAG GACAAAAATATGCCACATGGTACCACTGGAAAGGCTGTGTGGATCCCTGGTATTAGCGAAGCACCGATTGTCTCCTTCAACTTTAACGACCTCTTCGTGTGGGCCGTGCTCCAGCAGCGGCAGGAGATGGCACTGTTTCTGTGGCAGCATGGCGAAGAGGCGCTTGCTCGGGCCGCAGTGGCCTGCAAGCTTTACCGCTCCATGGCCTTTGAGGCACGGCAAAGCAGCATGAATGACAACATTGCAGAACAATTCAAAGCATATTCACT GGAATTTGGTCAGCTGGCGGTGAATTTATTAGACTGTGCTTTTCGCCAGAATGAGAAGATGGCCATGAAGTTGCTTACTTCAGAGATGGAGGCGTGGAGCCACTTTACTTGCCTGCAAATTGCAGTTTCTTCTTGTCATCGACCCTTTGTGTCGCACTCTTGCACACAGACCCTCCTCACCGATCTCTGGACCGGCCCCCTAAATATGAGGAAAAACTCTTTTTTGAAG atAATTTTGAGCCTTCTTCTGCCTCCTGCCATCTTGCTTCTGGAATACAAAAGCAAAGCTGAAATGTGCCATGTGCCCCAGTCTCATGAGGCAATTTTATTTGTACGTGATACTCTAAAGACAGGAGCAACTCACGAGGAAACCGATCACCTG GGTAATCAGGATGCAGAGCATGGACTGCCAGTCCAGGACAGATGTTGTGATTCAGTTTCTAAATGCCTTTCCCCATTCACTGGGCATTGTGCGTCATGGATCACAAGGCTCTATGATTTTTACACAGCTCCAGTTGTTAAGTTCTGCTTCCATACA ATGTGGTACCTGGCCTTCCTGATGTTATTTTCCTACACCATCTTAGTGAAGATGGGAGATGAACCCAGCGTCCAGGAGTGGTTGGTCATTTTGTATATCTTGTCTACTGCAGTGGAGAAAACCAGAGAG GTGCTAATGTCAGAGCCGAGACAGCTGAGACAGAAGCTAAAGATTTGGTTCTCAGAGTACTGGAACTTATCAGACTTCATTGCCATCATTCTCTTCCTGGCTGGTTTGACGATGCGTTGGCATGATGATCCATTCCGGACAGCCGGGCGGATTACCTATTGTCTGGATATCATATTTTGGTTTGTCAGGGTCATGGATCTGCTGGCTGTCAATCAACATGCTGGCCCTTACCTCACAATGATCACCAagatg TTATGTATTTTCTCTATGTTTTCTTCCAGACTTCTAACATGTTCTTTATTGTGGTCATGA